From Panicum hallii strain FIL2 chromosome 2, PHallii_v3.1, whole genome shotgun sequence, a single genomic window includes:
- the LOC112883354 gene encoding uncharacterized protein LOC112883354 isoform X2, which produces MVEAPSSSEDAPNPSAPEQRVWGESHGAAAPHGVKQDCSALPWLGLPRESDGKFQYGMYRKEADDLHSVVSYLYWEKYDVAALVGHNKYGFNHRQGYASCS; this is translated from the exons ATGGTAGAGGCGCCCAGCTCATCCGAAGATGCGCCCAATCCAT CTGCTCCAGAACAGAGAGTATGGGGAGAATCTCATGGGGCTGCTGCACCACACGGGGTCAAACAAGATTGTAGTGCTCTGCCATGGCTTGGGCTTCCAAG AGAGAGCGATGGTAAATTCCAGTATGGTATGTACAGGAAGGAGGCTGATGACCTGCATTCTGTTGTTTCATATCTTTACTGGGAGAAATATGACGTAGCAGCACTTGTTGGTCACAACAAATATGGGTTCAATCATAG GCAGGGATATGCAAGCTGCAGCTGA
- the LOC112882212 gene encoding chloroplast envelope quinone oxidoreductase homolog yields MAAPSGTMRAVQYDRYGGGAQRLKHAEVPVPSPSKGEVLIRMEATSINRVDWKFQKGVARPVMPRKFPFISGFDLAGEVVEVGAGVCEFKPGDKVIAINFPGGGGLAEYAVASASLTALRPPEVSAAQGACLPVAAVTALRALQTAGVSLDPDTARGGDGTGRRMNVLVTGASGGVGHFAVQLARLGGHNVTATCGARNLGLVRELGADEALDYGTPEGAALRSPSGRRYDAVVHCAAAAVPWSVFRPALAAAGMVVDITPGLVAGATAILQKLTFSKKRLVPLLVTPRKDEMELLVGMVKQGRFTAVIDSRYQLSRAQEGWAKSLSGHATGKVVVEMGGPE; encoded by the exons ATGGCGGCGCCATCCGGCACGATGCGCGCCGTGCAGTACGACAGATACGGCGGAGGAGCGCAGCGCCTCAAG CACGCGGAGGTGCCGGTCCCGTCGCCGAGCAAGGGCGAGGTGCTCATCAGGATGGAGGCGACCAGCATCAACCGGGTCGACTGGAAGTTCCAGAAGGGCGTCGCCCGGCCCGTCATGCCCAGGAAGTTCCCGTTCATCTCAG GTTTCGATCTAGCCGGAGAAGTCGTGGAGGTGGGAGCAGGGGTGTGCGAATTCAAACCGGGGGACAAGGTCATAGCCATCAACTTCCCG ggcggcggcgggctcgccGAGTACGCCGTGGCGTCGGCCTCCCTGACGGCGCTAAGGCCGCCGGAGGTGTCCGCGGCCCAAGGCGCCTGCCTCCCGGTCGCCGCGGTCACCGCGCTCCGGGCCCTGCAGACAGCCGGCGTCAGCTTGGACCCCGACACCGCTCGTGGCGGCGACGGCACCGGCCGCAGGATGAACGTGCTGGTCACCGGGGCGTCCGGCGGCGTCGGCCACTTCGCCGTGCAGCTGGCGAGGCTGGGCGGCCACAACGTCACGGCCACGTGCGGCGCGCGCAACCTGGGCCTCGTCAGGGAGCTTGGCGCCGACGAGGCGCTGGACTACGGGACCCCCGAGGGCGCCGCGCTGCGGAGCCCCTCCGGGAGGAGGTACGACGCGGTGGTGCactgcgcggcggcggcggtcccgTGGTCCGTGTTCCGgccggcgctcgccgccgcgggcaTGGTCGTGGACATCACGCCCGGGCTCGTGGCCGGCGCCACCGCGATCCTCCAGAAGCTGACCTTCTCCAAGAAGAGGCTGGTGCCGCTCTTGGTGACGCCCAGGAAGGATGAGATGGAGCTGCTAGTGGGCATGGTGAAGCAGGGCAGGTTCACGGCGGTGATCGACTCCAGGTATCAGTTGAGCAGGGCGCAGGAGGGCTGGGCCAAGAGCTTGAGCGGGCACGCCACCGGCAAGGTCGTCGTGGAAATGGGAGGCCCGGAGTGA
- the LOC112881785 gene encoding UDP-glucuronate 4-epimerase 6-like translates to MPSSGITAVDAAAKGMKLERYASGGALLLRRATSAKLVSASSHLLFRATVLATLALVFLFTLHYPSLLSRSFHLSAGGAHPSSASHRSLLMSSSSASAAVSYGGAAWEKEMRRSARPSRDGGISVLVTGAAGFVGTHCSLALKARGDGVVGLDNFNSYYDPSLKRARQALLASRGVVVLDADINDGLLLEKLFDVAAFTHVLHLAAQAGVRYAMEAPQTYVASNVAGLVSVFEVAAKHADPQPAIVWASSSSVYGLNTDAPFSEDHRTDRPASLYAATKKAGEAIAHTYNHIYGLSITGLRFFTVYGPWGRPDMAYFFFARSIVAGEPITLFRAADGSDARRDFTYIDDIVKGCLGALDTAGKSTGSKSGKKSGPAPLRVYNLGNTSPVPVTRMVAILEKLLGKKANKRIVTMPSNGDVPFTHANVSHAAHDFGYRPTTSLEAGLRHFVDWFVEYYKLDTKIAKGARSAAAKPAKKKKAAAAMSASA, encoded by the coding sequence CTCTTCCGCGCCACCGTGCTCGCCACGCTCGCGCTCGTCTTCCTCTTCACGCTGCACTACCCGTCCCTCCTCTCCCGCTCCTTCCACCTCTCCGCGGGCGGCGCGcacccctcctccgcctcgcACCGCAGCCTGCTCATGTCCTCCTcctcggcgtcggcggcggttTCCTACGGGGGCGCCGCGTGGGAGAAGGAGATGCGGCGGAGCGCCAGGCCGAGCCGCGACGGCGGGATCTCCGTGCTGgtcaccggcgccgccgggTTCGTGGGCACGCACTGCTCGCTCGCGCTCAAGGCCCGCGGCGACGGCGTCGTCGGGCTCGACAACTTCAACTCCTACTACGACCCGTCGCTgaagcgcgcgcggcaggcgctcCTGGCCAGCCGGGGCGTCGTGGTGCTCGACGCCGACATCAACGACGGCCTGCTGCTGGAGAAGCTCTTCGACGTGGCCGCGTTCACGCACGTGCTGCACCTGGCGGCGCAGGCCGGCGTGCGCTACGCGATGGAGGCGCCGCAGACGTACGTGGCGTCCAACGTGGCCGGGCTCGTCAGCGTGTTCGAGGTGGCGGCCAAGCACGCCGACCCGCAGCCGGCGATCGTCTGGGCGTCCTCGTCGTCGGTGTACGGGCTCAATACCGACGCGCCCTTCTCCGAGGACCACCGCACCGACCGCCCGGCGTCGCTCTACGCGGCCACCAAGAAGGCCGGCGAGGCCATCGCGCACACCTACAACCACATCTACGGCCTCTCCATCACCGGCCTCCGCTTCTTCACCGTCTACGGGCCGTGGGGCCGCCCCGACATGGCCTACTTCTTCTTCGCCCGCAGCATCGTCGCCGGCGAGCCCATCACGCTCTTCCGCGCCGCCGACGGCTCCGACGCGCGCCGCGACTTCACCTACATCGACGACATCGTCAAGGGCTGCCTCGGCGCTCTCGACACCGCCGGCAAGAGCACCGGTTCGAAATCCGGCAAGAAGAGCGGGCCCGCGCCGCTCCGCGTCTACAACCTCGGCAACACCTCCCCCGTGCCCGTCACCCGGATGGTCGCCATCCTCGAGAAGCTGCTCggcaagaaggccaacaagcgCATCGTCACCATGCCCAGCAACGGCGATGTGCCCTTCACCCACGCCAATGTCAGCCACGCCGCGCACGATTTCGGCTACCGCCCCACCACCTCCCTCGAGGCCGGCCTCCGGCACTTCGTCGACTGGTTCGTGGAGTACTACAAGCTCGACACCAAGATCGCCAAGGgcgcccgcagcgccgccgccaagcccgcgaagaagaagaaggccgcGGCGGCCATGTCGGCGTCGGCGTGA
- the LOC112883353 gene encoding chloroplast envelope quinone oxidoreductase homolog has protein sequence MAAPKKTMRALQYDKYGGGAEGLKHVEVPVPSPKKGEVLLKLEAASINPIDWKIQKGMVRPFLPRKFPFIPLGDMSGEVVELGSGVTNLKPGDKVISISFPNGGGLAEYAVAPASLTVARPPEMSAAEGASLPTAASTALQQLKAAGVSSFDGSGGSNGPKNVLVTAASGGVGHYAVQLAKLAGLHVTATCGARNLGLVRGLGADEVVDYKTPEGASLQSPSGRKYDAVMHCATGTPWSVFAPVLAGEATVVDVTPGIAAAAKSFLQKVTFAKQRLVPLILMPRKEEMEWLADMTRQGKLKTVVDSRYPLSRAQEAWAKSIGGHATGKIVVEMGGEDEE, from the exons ATGGCCGCTCCGAAGAAGACGATGAGAGCCCTGCAGTACGACAAGTATGGCGGAGGAGCAGAAGGCCTCAAG CATGTGGAGGTGCCGGTCCCGTCGCCGAAGAAGGGGGAGGTGCTGCTCAAGCTGGAGGCGGCCAGCATCAACCCTATCGACTGGAAAATTCAGAAGGGCATGGTCCGGCCCTTCCTTCCCAGGAAGTTCCCCTTCATACCAC TTGGAGACATGTCTGGCGAAGTCGTCGAGCTGGGCAGCGGTGTGACCAACCTCAAACCAGGCGACAAGGTCATCTCCATCAGCTTCCCG AATGGCGGCGGGCTCGCGGAGTACGCAGTGGCGCCGGCGTCGCTCACGGTGGCACGGCCGCCTGAGATGTCCGCGGCCGAAGGCGCCTCTCTGCCGACGGCCGCGTCCACCGCGCTCCAACAGCTGAAGGCCGCGGGGGTCAGCAGCTTCGACGGGTCCGGCGGCAGCAACGGCCCCAAGAACGTGCTGGTCACCGCGGCCTCCGGCGGCGTCGGCCACTACGCCGTGCAGCTAGCCAAGCTGGCGGGGCTCCACGTCACGGCCACCTGCGGCGCGCGCAACCTGGGCCTCGTCCGGGGCCTGGGCGCCGACGAGGTGGTGGACTACAAGACCCCCGAGGGCGCCAGTCTGCAGAGCCCCTCCGGCCGGAAGTACGACGCGGTGATGCACTGCGCGACGGGCACCCCGTGGTCGGTGTTCGCGCCGGTGCTGGCCGGCGAGGCCACGGTCGTCGACGTGACGCCCgggatcgccgccgccgccaagtcGTTCCTGCAGAAGGTGACGTTCGCCAAGCAGAGGCTGGTGCCGCTGATCCTGATGCCCAGGAAGGAGGAGATGGAGTGGCTGGCGGACATGACGCGGCAGGGGAAGCTCAAGACGGTGGTCGACTCCAGGTACCCGTTGAGCCGGGCGCAGGAGGCGTGGGCCAAGAGCATCGGAGGGCACGCCACCGGCAAGATCGTCGTGGAAATGGGAGGGGAGGACGAGGAGtga
- the LOC112879534 gene encoding probable glucan endo-1,3-beta-glucosidase A6: protein MAAAPPPRALPLLLLLLCAALSFRVAAAHGASAGGHGLGVNYGRVADDIPSPRRSVELLRAAGAGSVKIYDANPGVLRALAGTRWPVSIMVPNEIIPDIAASPAAADRWVADNLVPYYPATRVKFLLVGNEILSDYSIAKSTWPRLVPAMENIHLSFRKRGISSVKIGTTLAMDALADGAFPRPPSAAAFRPDIATSVVRPLLHFLNGTNSYYFVDAYPYFVWAGNNLTVPLDYALFQGGHTRYIDPGTGLTYTNLLDEMLDAVAIAMAKLGYGGVKLAVAETGWPNGCDYDQIGGNVHNAAIYNRNLGARMAKNPGTPLRPGAKMPVFVFSLYNEDLKGGPGTERHWGLYYANGTAVYEIDLTGRRPLWSYPPLPAPENNTPYKGPIWCVMSAAASKKLNETAVGNALSYACGQGNGTCDAIQPGKKCYLPNTTVAHASYAFNSYWQQFRKIGATCYFNNLAEQTIKDPSHGSCKFRSSLDS from the exons AtggccgccgctccgccgccccgggctctccccctcctcctcctcctgctctgCGCCGCCCTCTCCTTCCGCG TTGCAGCGGCGCACGGGGCGAGCGCCGGCGGACACGGGCTCGGTGTCAACTACGGCCGGGTGGCGGACGACATCCCCTCGCCGCGGCGGTCCGTGGAGCTGCTCCGCGCGGCGGGCGCCGGGTCCGTCAAGATCTACGACGCCAACCCGGGCGTGCTCCGCGCGCTGGCTGGCACGCGCTGGCCCGTCTCCATCATGGTGCCCAACGAGATCATCCCGGACATCgccgcctcgcccgccgccgcggacCGCTGGGTCGCCGACAACCTGGTCCCCTACTACCCGGCGACGCGGGTCAAGTTCCTGCTCGTGGGGAACGAGATCCTCTCCGACTACTCCATCGCCAAGTCCACCTGGCCGCGTCTCGTCCCAGCGATGGAGAACATCCACCTGAGCTTCCGCAAGCGGGGTATCAGCAGCGTCAAGATCGGTACCACGCTCGCCATGGACGCGCTCGCCGACGGCGCCTTCCCGCGCCCGCCGTCCGCCGCGGCCTTCCGCCCCGACATCGCCACGTCCGTCGTGCGCCCGCTGCTGCACTTCCTGAACGGGACCAACTCCTACTACTTCGTCGACGCTTACCCCTACTTCGTCTGGGCGGGCAATAACCTCACCGTCCCGCTCGATTACGCGCTCTTCCAGGGCGGACACACCCGCTACATTGACCCGGGCACCGGGCTGACATACACCAACCTGCTCGACGAAATGCTTGACGCGGTGGCCATCGCGATGGCGAAGCTCGGGTATGGCGGCGTCAAGCTGGCCGTCGCGGAGACCGGGTGGCCGAACGGCTGCGACTACGACCAGATTGGCGGCAACGTCCACAACGCCGCCATCTACAACAGGAACCTCGGGGCACGGATGGCCAAGAACCCGGGCACGCCACTGCGGCCGGGAGCGAAGATGCCGGTGTTCGTGTTCTCGCTCTACAACGAGGACCTCAAGGGCGGGCCGGGCACCGAGCGGCATTGGGGCCTGTACTACGCCAACGGCACTGCAGTCTACGAGATCGATCTCACCGGACGACGGCCGCTGTGGTCGTACCCGCCTCTGCCGGCGCCGGAGAACAACACGCCGTACAAGGGGCCAATATGGTGCGTCATGTCGGCCGCCGCCAGCAAGAAGCTGAACGAGACGGCAGTGGGGAACGCGCTATCCTACGCGTGCGGGCAAGGAAACGGGACCTGCGACGCCATTCAGCCCGGGAAGAAGTGCTACCTGCCGAACACCACGGTGGCGCACGCCAGCTACGCGTTCAACTCGTACTGGCAGCAGTTCAGGAAGATTGGAGCGACGTGCTACTTCAACAACCTCGCGGAGCAGACTATCAAAGACCCAA
- the LOC112883354 gene encoding uncharacterized protein LOC112883354 isoform X1 codes for MVEAPSSSEDAPNPSAPEQRVWGESHGAAAPHGVKQDCSALPWLGLPRESDGKFQYGMYRKEADDLHSVVSYLYWEKYDVAALVGHNKYGFNHRPTQPNCPAYEAGICKLQLIDTWHTSEERLIPSVRSLCVSFDI; via the exons ATGGTAGAGGCGCCCAGCTCATCCGAAGATGCGCCCAATCCAT CTGCTCCAGAACAGAGAGTATGGGGAGAATCTCATGGGGCTGCTGCACCACACGGGGTCAAACAAGATTGTAGTGCTCTGCCATGGCTTGGGCTTCCAAG AGAGAGCGATGGTAAATTCCAGTATGGTATGTACAGGAAGGAGGCTGATGACCTGCATTCTGTTGTTTCATATCTTTACTGGGAGAAATATGACGTAGCAGCACTTGTTGGTCACAACAAATATGGGTTCAATCATAG ACCGACGCAACCCAATTGCCCTGCTTACGAG GCAGGGATATGCAAGCTGCAGCTGATTGATACATGGCATACCAGTGAAGAAAGATTGATTCCTTCAGTACGATCATTGTGTGTGTCTTTTGATATATAA